From a region of the Spirochaetota bacterium genome:
- a CDS encoding Ig-like domain-containing protein, with protein MKTINAAALSLIFIIAASCSNTTTGKGSSSEPLFLSLLLSGSSGTGSIRVASMVPANSSTSIAYDTTVTAVFNDEVKCSTVTTQTFTLADGTAPVAGTVYCTGLTAIFTPSTALSANTQYTATLAGTVENLKGEVMGETQSWTFTTEPGGPSVSATTPSAGATGVSRNAVITATFSEEVKCSTVTSSSFTLSDGAATVAGTVACTGLTAIFMPGTSLAAGSSYTATITTAVQNLAGNPIAADHAWTFTTGSAPTLEQKMRGLWIIGGTADLTGTSVIPEIDMYDPMTDTWYPDVAAGASGTYVPTAFNSAASMNGKIYVMGGAVNSGAATFAVVEYDIAANTWTTRTNIQNSGVNTALMASTAYTYANNIYLMGGSTTTTTAGVAAYHLRYNPAAGAYGTWYNTPPAAYTTARSGMGSACIGGITYYFGGRIAAGTGVTTNTAYTIATNAYSAALTAITARGGMAYASNSGTNGTYVFIVGGATAFSVATAYFSANPTYVAQANSFQIFTPGGGGAGTVTNGRYHPAFDGGTTTGIVHAGAAVSPYNGINAGDPTLYVFGGLQNQSIVTNEVWSITANDTLGGYPTATWYAKTAMPRPRFGHSVVAAEQ; from the coding sequence ATGAAAACCATCAATGCAGCAGCACTATCGCTCATCTTCATAATTGCCGCTTCCTGCAGCAACACCACGACCGGGAAGGGATCCTCAAGCGAGCCGCTGTTCCTATCTCTTCTCTTAAGCGGCTCATCCGGAACCGGTTCGATCAGGGTCGCTTCAATGGTACCGGCCAACTCATCGACCAGCATAGCCTATGACACGACGGTCACGGCCGTTTTCAACGACGAGGTGAAGTGCTCCACCGTAACGACCCAAACCTTTACCCTGGCGGACGGCACGGCGCCGGTCGCCGGCACGGTATACTGCACCGGTCTCACCGCCATTTTCACGCCATCGACGGCCCTTTCCGCAAACACGCAGTACACGGCGACACTGGCCGGCACCGTGGAGAACCTGAAGGGCGAGGTTATGGGAGAAACCCAGTCCTGGACCTTCACGACCGAGCCGGGCGGGCCGTCGGTAAGCGCCACCACCCCTTCCGCAGGGGCGACGGGTGTTTCCCGGAACGCCGTCATCACGGCCACCTTCAGCGAAGAGGTGAAATGCTCCACGGTCACCTCCTCGAGCTTTACCCTGTCGGACGGCGCCGCCACCGTGGCCGGCACCGTGGCGTGCACCGGCCTCACCGCGATATTCATGCCCGGGACGAGCCTGGCGGCGGGCTCATCCTATACCGCCACCATCACAACGGCCGTGCAGAACCTGGCCGGAAATCCCATAGCCGCGGACCATGCCTGGACCTTCACCACGGGATCGGCGCCGACCCTGGAACAGAAGATGCGCGGCCTGTGGATAATCGGCGGGACCGCGGACCTCACCGGGACATCAGTAATACCGGAGATCGACATGTATGACCCGATGACCGATACATGGTACCCGGACGTTGCCGCCGGGGCATCGGGCACCTATGTGCCGACCGCCTTCAATTCGGCCGCAAGCATGAACGGAAAAATATACGTGATGGGGGGCGCCGTGAATTCAGGGGCGGCCACCTTTGCCGTGGTTGAATACGACATTGCGGCAAACACATGGACGACAAGAACGAACATACAGAATAGCGGAGTGAACACCGCGCTGATGGCCTCCACGGCATACACCTATGCGAACAATATATATCTCATGGGAGGATCAACCACGACCACCACGGCCGGCGTTGCCGCCTATCATCTCAGGTACAATCCCGCGGCCGGCGCATACGGCACCTGGTACAATACGCCCCCCGCCGCGTATACGACGGCGCGGTCCGGCATGGGCTCAGCCTGCATCGGCGGCATAACGTATTACTTTGGCGGAAGGATAGCGGCGGGAACCGGCGTGACGACAAACACGGCTTATACGATAGCGACCAATGCGTATTCCGCGGCATTGACCGCGATAACCGCCCGGGGCGGCATGGCCTATGCGTCCAATTCAGGAACGAACGGCACCTATGTATTCATAGTCGGCGGAGCAACGGCATTTTCAGTCGCCACGGCCTATTTCAGCGCAAATCCCACCTACGTGGCCCAGGCCAACAGCTTCCAGATATTCACTCCCGGGGGCGGCGGCGCCGGCACGGTAACGAACGGCAGATATCACCCCGCCTTCGATGGAGGCACGACAACCGGCATCGTGCACGCCGGCGCGGCAGTGTCCCCCTATAACGGAATTAACGCCGGTGACCCGACCCTTTACGTGTTCGGCGGCCTGCAAAATCAGTCGATCGTGACCAACGAAGTATGGTCGATTACGGCCAACGATACCCTTGGCGGATATCCCACCGCGACCTGGTACGCGAAAACAGCTATGCCCCGCCCACGATTCGGCCATAGCGTCGTCGCTGCGGAACAGTGA
- a CDS encoding DegT/DnrJ/EryC1/StrS family aminotransferase, whose protein sequence is MNVPFHKPYITEDEIAAVTEMMRAGWLTAGVKTAAFEDDFKKYVGCGHAVSVNSATAAMHLALACMGLGEGDEVLVPAITFTATAEVVRYFNARPVMVDIERETHLIDVNKIEEKITDRTRAVMPVHYAGQPCDMDEIMEIARSRGLAVIEDAAHCLPAWYHGRAVGSLGDATCFSFYATKTITTGEGGMLCTDHDDWAKKARLLRLHGINRDAWQRANSKSFWQYDVIEAGFKYNTTDIASAIGIEQLRKAEKIWEMRKRVARRYTEAFRGLDGLILYTVKPDRETSWYLYPVDLNIESLSITRDRFIEMMRDRGIGLSVHFIPLYEFTYYRGLGLTGEGYDNSRWVFERTFSLPIFPAMTDTEIDYVIENVIDIIKTNRR, encoded by the coding sequence ATGAATGTTCCCTTTCATAAACCGTATATCACCGAAGATGAAATAGCCGCAGTCACCGAGATGATGCGCGCCGGATGGCTCACGGCCGGCGTCAAGACCGCGGCCTTCGAGGATGATTTCAAGAAGTACGTGGGGTGCGGCCACGCGGTATCGGTCAATTCCGCCACCGCCGCGATGCACCTCGCCCTGGCCTGCATGGGCCTCGGGGAGGGCGACGAGGTGCTGGTCCCCGCCATAACCTTCACCGCCACGGCCGAGGTGGTCCGCTACTTCAACGCCCGGCCGGTCATGGTCGATATCGAGCGGGAGACCCACCTGATCGACGTCAATAAAATAGAGGAAAAGATAACCGACCGCACCAGGGCCGTCATGCCGGTGCATTACGCGGGACAGCCCTGCGACATGGACGAGATCATGGAAATCGCGCGGAGCCGCGGCCTCGCGGTCATCGAGGACGCGGCGCACTGCCTGCCCGCCTGGTACCATGGCAGGGCCGTCGGCTCCCTCGGCGACGCCACCTGCTTCAGCTTTTACGCCACCAAGACCATCACCACCGGCGAGGGCGGGATGCTCTGCACAGACCATGACGATTGGGCAAAGAAGGCGCGCCTGCTCCGCCTCCACGGCATCAATCGCGACGCGTGGCAGAGGGCCAACTCGAAGAGCTTCTGGCAATATGATGTGATAGAGGCCGGGTTCAAGTACAACACCACGGACATCGCCTCCGCCATCGGCATCGAGCAGCTCAGGAAGGCGGAAAAGATCTGGGAAATGAGGAAGCGGGTCGCGCGGCGCTACACAGAGGCTTTCCGGGGACTGGACGGGCTCATCCTCTACACCGTGAAGCCGGACCGGGAAACCTCATGGTACCTATATCCAGTTGATTTGAACATCGAGTCGCTTTCCATCACCAGGGACCGGTTCATCGAGATGATGCGCGACCGGGGGATAGGCCTGAGCGTGCATTTCATCCCCCTGTACGAATTCACGTACTACCGCGGCCTCGGTTTAACCGGAGAGGGCTACGACAACAGCCGCTGGGTCTTTGAGCGGACCTTCTCTCTGCCGATATTCCCCGCCATGACCGACACCGAGATCGATTACGTCATCGAGAATGTAATTGACATCATAAAGACTAACAGGCGTTAG
- a CDS encoding NAD-dependent epimerase — translation MPSLWSLKQSQGARQYLGRTRNKDRALKILVTGSAGFIGFHVAGKLAARGDVVVGIDNINDYYDTGLKYGRLAASGIGKEDVRRGSEALSKSWPGYRFILMDLLDRDGLGALFEREGFDAVCHLAAQAGVRYSLQNPYAYVDSNITGFLNILEMCRHHAVKHLAFASSSSVYGLNEKMPFSTADNVDHPVSFYGATKKSNELMAHSYSCLFGIPVTGLRFFTVYGPWGRPDMAPILFTKTIMEGKEIQVFNNGDMQRDFTYIDDIVEGVVRVIDRPPKENPSWNGADPDPAGSRAPYRIYNIGNSAPVKLLDFINTIERKLGKKAIMKMMPMQPGDVVATYADVSDLIKDMGYAPSTTLDDGIGRFVAWYLDYYGR, via the coding sequence ATGCCCTCCCTATGGTCGCTGAAACAAAGTCAGGGTGCGCGCCAATACCTGGGACGCACTCGTAATAAGGACAGGGCCTTGAAGATTCTCGTGACCGGTTCGGCCGGATTTATCGGTTTCCATGTCGCCGGGAAGCTGGCGGCACGCGGCGATGTAGTCGTCGGCATCGACAATATCAACGATTACTATGACACCGGACTGAAATACGGCAGGCTCGCCGCCTCCGGCATCGGCAAAGAGGACGTGCGCCGCGGCTCCGAGGCTCTCAGTAAATCCTGGCCGGGGTACCGCTTTATCCTGATGGACCTTCTTGACCGCGACGGCCTTGGGGCGCTCTTCGAGCGGGAGGGTTTCGACGCGGTGTGCCACCTGGCGGCCCAGGCCGGCGTCCGGTATTCGCTCCAGAACCCCTACGCCTATGTCGATTCGAACATAACCGGCTTTCTCAACATCCTTGAAATGTGCCGCCACCACGCGGTGAAGCACCTGGCCTTCGCCAGCAGCTCCTCCGTGTACGGCCTGAATGAAAAGATGCCCTTCAGCACGGCCGACAACGTGGACCACCCGGTGAGCTTTTACGGGGCGACGAAAAAATCGAACGAGCTGATGGCCCATTCCTACAGCTGCCTCTTCGGCATCCCCGTCACCGGTCTCCGTTTTTTCACCGTGTACGGTCCCTGGGGCAGGCCGGACATGGCGCCCATTCTTTTCACGAAAACCATCATGGAAGGCAAGGAGATCCAGGTCTTCAACAACGGCGACATGCAGAGGGATTTTACCTATATCGACGACATCGTGGAGGGCGTTGTCAGGGTGATCGATCGTCCGCCGAAGGAGAATCCCTCGTGGAATGGCGCCGATCCCGACCCTGCCGGCTCCAGGGCCCCCTACCGGATCTACAATATCGGTAACAGCGCGCCGGTAAAGCTCCTTGATTTTATCAACACCATCGAGCGGAAGCTGGGGAAAAAGGCGATCATGAAAATGATGCCCATGCAGCCGGGCGATGTCGTGGCCACCTATGCCGATGTCTCCGATCTCATTAAAGACATGGGCTATGCCCCTTCAACGACCCTTGACGACGGGATCGGGCGCTTTGTCGCGTGGTACCTGGATTACTACGGCCGTTGA
- a CDS encoding NAD-binding protein codes for MFRVLWLLFRKRGISTTLGNKGKVALIFLCLIWYSTSGYLFFELPKKPDLGWLDALWWTLVTMATVGYGDYFPVSAGGRYLVGVPTMVFGIGFLGFIISEVASNLIESQSRRLQGMLTVKSNNHVIIVNFSRLDEIMNIIEELRLDPSTREKEICLIDEKLETIPQRLHEEGVHFVRGNPTEEATLRQANLEKASNAIILSRDRSDPHSDDQNLVTTLVIEKLNPDIFTIAEVLDPQKIRQFELAGCNSVICVSQFAANLIIQELQDPGLKNILEDLMSNREGSQIYFVDIRKMKDWKYRELVLWGLENRFSVIGLMRDGVPLLGCSADDPVMKTDRAVMVGERRVSRVEI; via the coding sequence ATGTTCAGAGTGCTGTGGCTTCTCTTCAGGAAAAGAGGCATCTCCACGACCCTGGGGAACAAGGGAAAGGTGGCGCTGATATTCCTCTGCCTTATATGGTATTCCACGTCGGGATACCTCTTCTTCGAATTGCCGAAAAAGCCTGACCTGGGATGGCTTGACGCCCTCTGGTGGACGCTGGTCACCATGGCCACGGTCGGTTACGGCGATTATTTTCCCGTCTCCGCCGGCGGGCGGTACCTGGTCGGCGTCCCGACCATGGTCTTCGGCATCGGCTTCCTCGGGTTTATCATATCCGAGGTCGCGTCCAATCTCATAGAATCACAATCGAGGAGGCTCCAGGGCATGCTCACCGTAAAATCCAACAACCACGTCATCATCGTTAACTTCAGCAGGCTTGATGAGATCATGAACATCATCGAGGAGCTCAGGCTCGATCCCTCCACCAGGGAAAAGGAGATATGCCTCATCGATGAAAAGCTTGAAACGATTCCCCAGCGCCTCCATGAGGAGGGGGTCCATTTCGTCAGGGGCAATCCCACCGAAGAGGCGACGCTCAGGCAGGCCAATCTGGAGAAGGCCAGCAACGCCATCATCCTTTCCAGGGATCGGAGCGATCCCCATTCCGACGACCAGAACCTGGTCACCACGCTGGTCATCGAAAAGCTCAATCCCGATATATTCACCATCGCGGAGGTCCTCGATCCGCAGAAGATACGGCAGTTCGAGCTGGCGGGGTGCAACAGCGTCATCTGCGTCTCGCAGTTCGCCGCCAACCTCATCATACAGGAGCTCCAGGACCCGGGCCTGAAGAACATCCTCGAGGATCTCATGAGCAACCGCGAGGGGAGCCAGATCTATTTCGTTGACATCAGGAAGATGAAGGATTGGAAATACCGGGAGCTCGTGCTGTGGGGCCTGGAGAATAGATTCTCGGTGATCGGCCTCATGCGGGACGGCGTCCCGCTCCTCGGCTGTTCGGCGGATGATCCGGTGATGAAGACCGACCGGGCCGTCATGGTGGGCGAGCGGCGCGTTAGCCGGGTGGAGATATAG
- a CDS encoding thermonuclease family protein, protein MRPSLSGVFWLVTLVFIGTSVFFTVNVITFKNRLSDPGGPAEFPSGRKVTVAAIIDGDEISVNMGEARFIVRILGIWSFDATANDTLTQGQGRAAMNYLENTVLNREVELQFDKFRQDENRRVLAFVQMNSADVGYEMVSKGICLVYSKYPFPRMDAYLAAESAAERGKAGLWGDTGIVIRSRVLKKVWDHNRRKKEVK, encoded by the coding sequence ATGCGACCATCCCTGAGCGGTGTATTCTGGCTGGTAACCCTGGTGTTTATCGGCACCTCTGTGTTTTTTACGGTCAATGTGATCACCTTCAAGAACAGGCTCAGCGATCCCGGGGGACCGGCCGAGTTCCCTTCGGGCCGTAAGGTGACGGTCGCCGCCATCATCGACGGCGACGAGATCTCGGTGAACATGGGGGAGGCCCGGTTCATCGTGCGTATCCTCGGCATATGGTCCTTCGACGCCACCGCCAATGATACCCTGACCCAGGGCCAGGGAAGGGCGGCGATGAACTACCTGGAGAATACGGTGCTCAACAGGGAGGTCGAGCTGCAGTTTGACAAGTTCCGGCAGGATGAGAACAGGAGGGTCCTTGCCTTTGTGCAGATGAACAGCGCCGATGTCGGATATGAGATGGTTTCAAAGGGAATATGCCTCGTGTATTCGAAATATCCCTTCCCGAGGATGGATGCGTATCTCGCGGCGGAATCAGCAGCGGAACGGGGGAAGGCCGGGCTCTGGGGCGACACCGGTATCGTGATTAGGTCCCGGGTATTGAAAAAGGTCTGGGATCACAATCGCCGGAAGAAGGAGGTTAAGTGA
- a CDS encoding ATP-binding cassette domain-containing protein, which translates to MIRVKDLRIVFDGKTIIDGIDFFVPEGATLVLMGKNGCGKSVILKALSGLIDYSGTVEINGTDIRELYRDRFQSITGETRRFRIAYVFQKGGLFDSMNVFDNVAFGLRRMHVGEDSIRTLVVNSLARVGLRGSEGKLISELSGGMQKRVGLARAICLDPNIIFFDDPTAGLDPILSDSIADLILEIKSALNTTSIIVTHDATVARKVADSIVLLYNGKIVVEGDGTAFFSRTDSYARQFIDGDIEGPIDIF; encoded by the coding sequence ATGATCAGAGTAAAGGACCTTCGCATCGTCTTCGACGGCAAAACCATTATTGACGGGATCGATTTTTTCGTCCCTGAAGGGGCGACGCTGGTCCTGATGGGAAAGAACGGCTGCGGCAAGTCGGTGATTCTGAAGGCCCTCTCCGGCCTGATCGATTACTCTGGCACCGTGGAAATAAACGGGACCGATATCCGCGAGCTGTACCGCGACCGTTTCCAGAGCATTACCGGTGAAACCCGGAGGTTCCGCATCGCTTACGTGTTCCAGAAGGGCGGGCTCTTCGATTCGATGAACGTCTTTGATAACGTGGCCTTCGGGCTCCGGAGGATGCACGTCGGCGAAGATTCGATCCGGACACTGGTGGTGAACTCCCTGGCGCGGGTCGGCCTGAGGGGAAGCGAAGGGAAGCTCATCTCAGAGCTCTCCGGCGGGATGCAGAAGCGCGTGGGCCTGGCACGGGCCATCTGCCTCGATCCCAACATCATCTTTTTCGACGACCCCACCGCCGGCCTTGACCCGATACTCTCGGATTCCATCGCCGACCTGATCCTGGAAATAAAGAGCGCCCTGAACACGACGTCCATTATCGTCACCCACGACGCCACGGTGGCCCGGAAGGTGGCCGATTCCATCGTCCTCCTTTACAACGGAAAGATCGTTGTCGAGGGAGACGGCACGGCTTTTTTTTCAAGGACTGATTCGTATGCGCGGCAGTTCATAGATGGGGATATCGAGGGGCCCATCGATATTTTTTAA
- the rsgA gene encoding ribosome small subunit-dependent GTPase A encodes MTGTVIKIFGRFYTVEYNGQRINSTLRGRLRKDKRLEKYSEAVSVGDLVDFKMDNDGSGAIEHVHDRRNVFTRKYKDSDRDDLIAANIDQIVVIQSFGKPRLNLRFVDRLLVRGIKEGIPVLLCVNKLDLADDETEIIEEYYQGYKLPLILTSAVTGKGLDDLKSALTGRLSILIGNSGVGKTSILNGIYPGLDLRTTEVSEHTGKGRHTTTNVEMFRLEGDTRIIDTPGLREFGLMDIEPNELGIYFMEFGKYARKCGFSPCTHEHEPGCEVKKRVEKGKISEDRYISYLNILATLKEYYANRYR; translated from the coding sequence TTGACTGGAACAGTAATTAAGATCTTCGGCAGGTTTTATACTGTAGAATATAACGGACAAAGGATAAACAGCACGCTTCGGGGCAGGTTGAGGAAGGATAAACGCCTTGAAAAATACTCTGAGGCAGTCTCCGTAGGGGATCTCGTTGATTTTAAAATGGATAATGACGGCAGCGGGGCCATCGAACATGTTCATGACCGAAGAAATGTTTTTACAAGGAAATACAAGGATAGCGACCGTGATGACCTTATCGCAGCCAACATTGACCAGATCGTGGTGATCCAGAGTTTCGGAAAGCCGCGCCTCAACCTGCGTTTTGTGGACCGTCTCCTGGTGAGGGGAATCAAGGAGGGGATACCGGTTTTGCTCTGTGTAAACAAATTGGATCTTGCCGATGATGAGACAGAAATAATTGAAGAATATTACCAGGGTTATAAACTGCCGCTGATTTTGACGAGCGCAGTGACCGGTAAGGGCCTTGATGACCTTAAATCCGCCCTTACAGGCAGGCTTTCCATACTTATCGGTAATTCCGGGGTGGGGAAGACCAGCATTCTTAACGGTATCTATCCGGGCCTTGATCTGCGAACGACGGAGGTGTCAGAGCACACCGGCAAGGGACGCCATACCACCACCAACGTGGAGATGTTCCGCCTTGAAGGGGACACGCGGATCATCGATACGCCGGGCCTGAGGGAGTTCGGGCTCATGGATATCGAGCCAAACGAGCTGGGGATATATTTCATGGAATTCGGCAAGTATGCGCGCAAGTGCGGTTTCAGCCCCTGCACCCATGAGCATGAGCCGGGCTGTGAGGTCAAGAAGCGGGTGGAAAAGGGAAAAATCAGCGAGGATCGCTATATATCCTACCTCAATATCCTCGCGACCCTGAAGGAGTATTACGCGAACAGGTATCGATGA
- the ilvD gene encoding dihydroxy-acid dehydratase — protein MSQPLRSSFSTQGRKMAGARSLWRANGMKESHFGKPIIAIANSFTQFVPGHVHLHEIGQKMKALIEQKGCFAAEFNTIAIDDGIAMGHSGMLYSLPSRDLIADSVEYMCNAHMADALVCICNCDKIIPGMLMASMRLDIPTIVVSGGPMESGQFKGKKVDLIDAMVMAADPTVPDGDIEELEQLACPTCGSCSGMFTANSMNCLTEALGLALPGNGTVLATHVNRMKMFERAAARIVEMADRYYNNGDDSVLPRSIATRAAFMNAMSLDIAMGGSTNTVLHLLAIAEAAGVDFTMKDIDLLSRKVPNLCKVAPSSAYHVEDVNRAGGIMSIMGELDRAGLIDTSVKRVDAKNLGETLTTHDIMRETVTGEAVGLYSSAPAHRGRNLVMGSQDTKYGELDRDRAGGCIRDIDHCYNKDGGLAVLHGNIARDGAIVKTAGVDPGIFTFSGPAKVFYSQEEACDGILGGKVKAGDVVVIRYEGPRGGPGMQEMLYPTSYLKSMNLGKSCALITDGRFSGGTAGLSIGHVSPEAAAGGAIALVRDGDIIEIDIPGRKLNVKLSDSELAQRDSEEKKKEGDAFKPVSRDRKITGALRTYALHVSSADRGAVRLVPGDK, from the coding sequence ATGTCGCAGCCACTACGCAGTTCCTTCAGCACTCAGGGCAGAAAAATGGCCGGCGCCAGGAGCCTCTGGCGCGCCAATGGCATGAAAGAATCGCACTTCGGGAAACCGATCATCGCCATCGCGAACTCATTCACGCAGTTCGTACCGGGCCACGTGCACCTTCACGAGATCGGACAAAAGATGAAAGCGCTCATCGAGCAGAAAGGCTGTTTCGCCGCTGAATTCAACACCATCGCCATCGACGACGGCATAGCCATGGGACATTCCGGCATGCTCTATTCCCTGCCGTCCCGGGACCTCATCGCGGACAGCGTCGAATACATGTGCAACGCCCACATGGCCGACGCCCTGGTCTGCATCTGCAACTGCGACAAGATCATCCCCGGCATGCTGATGGCTTCAATGCGCCTCGATATACCGACCATTGTCGTGTCCGGCGGCCCCATGGAATCGGGTCAGTTCAAGGGGAAAAAAGTCGACCTCATCGACGCCATGGTGATGGCCGCGGACCCCACGGTCCCAGATGGAGATATTGAAGAGCTGGAACAGCTCGCCTGCCCCACCTGCGGGTCCTGCTCCGGCATGTTCACCGCCAACTCGATGAACTGCCTTACGGAGGCCCTGGGTCTGGCCCTGCCGGGCAACGGCACCGTCCTGGCAACCCATGTAAATAGAATGAAAATGTTCGAACGCGCGGCGGCGCGCATCGTCGAAATGGCGGACCGGTATTACAACAACGGTGACGATTCGGTTCTCCCCCGATCCATCGCCACCCGCGCTGCCTTCATGAACGCCATGTCCCTGGACATCGCCATGGGCGGCTCCACCAACACCGTGCTGCACCTCCTGGCGATCGCCGAAGCGGCGGGGGTCGACTTCACCATGAAGGATATCGACCTGCTTTCCCGCAAGGTCCCCAATCTCTGCAAGGTCGCCCCCAGCTCCGCCTACCACGTGGAGGACGTGAACCGCGCCGGCGGCATCATGTCCATCATGGGAGAACTGGACCGGGCCGGCCTCATCGATACGTCGGTAAAGCGCGTCGACGCGAAAAATCTCGGCGAGACACTGACCACCCATGACATCATGCGCGAAACCGTAACCGGGGAAGCCGTCGGCCTCTACTCGAGCGCACCGGCCCACAGGGGACGGAACCTGGTGATGGGGTCGCAGGACACAAAATACGGTGAGCTCGACAGAGACCGCGCCGGCGGCTGCATCCGCGACATCGACCACTGCTATAACAAGGACGGAGGCCTGGCGGTCCTCCATGGCAACATCGCCCGTGACGGCGCCATCGTTAAGACCGCCGGAGTGGATCCGGGCATTTTCACCTTCAGCGGCCCCGCGAAGGTATTCTACTCGCAGGAAGAGGCCTGCGACGGCATCCTCGGCGGTAAAGTGAAGGCCGGCGATGTCGTCGTAATACGCTATGAGGGGCCCCGGGGCGGCCCCGGCATGCAGGAGATGCTCTATCCCACTTCATACCTCAAGTCCATGAACCTGGGAAAATCGTGCGCCCTCATCACGGACGGCCGCTTCTCCGGCGGAACCGCCGGACTATCCATTGGCCACGTGTCTCCGGAAGCCGCGGCCGGAGGGGCCATAGCCCTGGTCCGCGACGGGGACATCATCGAGATCGATATCCCCGGCAGGAAATTGAATGTTAAGCTTTCCGATAGCGAGCTGGCTCAGCGCGATAGCGAGGAAAAAAAGAAGGAGGGGGACGCTTTCAAGCCAGTTAGCCGCGACAGGAAGATTACCGGCGCCCTCAGGACCTATGCGCTCCACGTATCGTCGGCCGACCGGGGCGCCGTGCGCCTTGTCCCCGGTGACAAGTGA
- a CDS encoding GtrA family protein produces the protein MIYLAVKYAIFAGIATVANIGTQYLTMHAYTGPFSLYAAMAAGTMVGLVIKYILDKRFIFYHQTDGARDDLFKFLVYTFMGVFTTAIFWGSELLFNHLFTFPEAKYLGAVVGLTIGYITKYNLDKRFVFRDWKLD, from the coding sequence ATGATCTACCTTGCCGTTAAATACGCCATCTTTGCCGGGATCGCCACGGTCGCTAATATCGGGACCCAGTACCTGACCATGCACGCATACACCGGGCCCTTCAGCCTCTATGCCGCCATGGCGGCGGGAACAATGGTGGGGCTCGTGATAAAGTATATCCTCGACAAGAGGTTCATCTTTTATCATCAGACGGACGGCGCCAGGGACGACCTGTTCAAGTTCCTCGTGTACACGTTCATGGGGGTCTTCACCACCGCCATCTTCTGGGGGTCGGAGCTGTTGTTCAATCATCTCTTCACGTTCCCCGAGGCGAAGTACCTGGGCGCCGTGGTGGGATTGACCATCGGTTATATCACCAAGTACAACCTGGACAAGCGCTTCGTGTTTCGCGACTGGAAGCTCGATTGA
- a CDS encoding decaprenyl-phosphate phosphoribosyltransferase translates to MKHYVSLLRIHQYVKNLFIFLPVFFGLQITNLPILLKTAAAFLAFCLTASAVYIFNDYFDCEDDRKHPVKKDRPLASGAVSKKTALVLTGFLAAAGLAGSFAVDPAILAIVLVYIVVNILYTVALKHVAIIDVMVIAIGFVLRLFIGSAASGVQLSMWIIIMTFLLALFLAFAKRREDVLLYLEKGEKARKVIDGYNMEFLNVSMIIMSAVIVISYIMYTISPVILSRNHGDKIYLTVIWVILGVLRYLQQTMVFNSTGSPTKTLLKDHFLQLVIVGWIISFWVLIYL, encoded by the coding sequence ATGAAACACTATGTTTCTCTCCTGAGAATCCATCAGTATGTGAAGAATCTCTTTATCTTTCTCCCGGTCTTTTTCGGGCTGCAGATCACGAATCTTCCGATTCTTTTAAAAACCGCGGCCGCCTTCCTGGCCTTCTGCCTCACGGCCAGCGCCGTGTATATCTTCAACGATTATTTTGACTGCGAGGACGACCGGAAGCACCCGGTAAAAAAGGACCGCCCCCTGGCATCGGGCGCTGTTTCCAAGAAAACGGCCCTGGTACTGACGGGCTTCCTCGCCGCAGCCGGTCTCGCCGGCTCCTTTGCGGTCGACCCGGCTATCCTGGCCATTGTCCTTGTCTACATCGTCGTGAACATTCTCTACACGGTGGCGCTGAAGCATGTGGCCATTATCGATGTCATGGTCATCGCCATCGGTTTCGTTCTCCGGCTTTTTATCGGGTCCGCTGCCTCGGGAGTGCAGCTGTCCATGTGGATCATCATTATGACCTTCCTTCTCGCGCTGTTCCTCGCCTTCGCCAAGCGCCGTGAAGACGTCTTGCTCTATCTGGAAAAGGGGGAAAAGGCCCGCAAGGTGATCGACGGATATAACATGGAGTTCCTCAATGTCTCCATGATAATCATGAGCGCCGTGATCGTCATATCCTACATCATGTATACCATATCGCCGGTGATCCTGAGCCGGAACCACGGCGACAAGATATACCTGACGGTCATATGGGTGATCCTGGGCGTGCTGCGCTATCTGCAGCAGACGATGGTGTTCAACAGCACGGGCTCCCCGACGAAGACGCTTTTAAAGGACCATTTTCTCCAGCTGGTTATCGTCGGCTGGATAATATCATTCTGGGTGCTGATATACCTATGA